TGCTCTGCCTTCTTTTCAAGGAACGGCCAAAAGGGCAAGGCGTGAATAAATGGCCCATATCTTCCCCGTTCCTTTTACACAGACCACCAACTAGGAAAGAGACATCACCTGTCGCTCCAGCAGGCTTGTTAGTTCCCAATGTCCTCACACTATTGGCAGGCATTGTCTTCAAATTATCCCCCCGCTTAGCCGCCATGTAGAATCCAACGCCAGGGCAGCTAGACGCTAACTTCCCCGAACCACTCCGCCGAAGCAAGACGGAGGCCGACGAAACCTCCGAGAATTCCAATTCTTCACCTGCAATTCGAGTCGAAGACGATGCCATCGGTGACGATCGGAGCAGCATTTCTGAGGGATTGTGGCTCCCAACACGGACCAGGTCCTCAGGGTGCCTCCAATTTCCCAGAACAGCCGACCGGGAGGAAAGGTTGTCGGAAGGGTGACGTGGAGGCGGAATCATTACAGGAGACAAAGAATTACTGGTCGGAGAGTCGGGGAGAAGTGAAGTAGTGCAGTCGGGCGGAGCGGGAAGGGTCCCACCCGGAGAGTGCGGGGCGTCGGGGGTGAAGAAACCGACCTGCCGAACTTTGGGGTCGATGACGACGCGAGAGGCGCGGCGGGCATCCATGACGGCGGATGTGGCAGTGGATCGGAAGGGTGGAGTGACGAGGAAAGTCCAGAGATAGCAACAACAAAAGAGGCAGCGGGTTTACCGCGGGAGGGTGTAGGGTTTTGGGGGCAAAACTTTTCGTTTCGGGGAAGATGGATTGTTCTTTTGCGGATTTTGCAAATAGCCCCCCatagttttataaaatatcacCTCTGCCTACCTATGTTTCACcacatttcaattttaattgaatctattttttatttttaaggaaataaaaaataacatataaacattattatttccctttttattttcaaattgattattctttcttatctaaaatttaaataaatataattttcaatttttataaattagatgggtttaaaattatttgatttagagGATTTTGTTTAAGAGTCACTTCTCGTACCATCGACCatgtaaatgaaaaatattgtgaGAATCATAGTTAAAATATGTAACAGAGATGGAGATAGACAATTTGACTGTACTTTTCGATAACATCAAAGAACATCCTTTATCGATCCTGTGGCCATCGAGACGGTGACGACTAAAATGCCCTAAATTTTAAGCCCACATTCATGcattattcatattcataaggtgccccaaaaaaaaaagagagagagagagcttaaATTCACTGTTTGGGAGCGTTTCAGGCTTCAGGTTTCCTAAGAAGGTAACCGGGCAAAGGACTGGCACGTGGCGAACGGAAAGGGGCCTCGTTCACCTTGTTCCCGTTACTATCGTAGTAAATTACACCCGGGAAATCCAACGGCTGGCATTTGTCGCCCATCAGGATCCCCCTCTGCCAAACGCCAACACGGCCccactctttttcttcttcatcgtcCTCCTCCTCCGGTCGTACACCTCGCCGGCTGGTCTTTTTCTTGCGAAACAAAGTCATCGCCGATAGGCTAACCGTCTTCAGCATGTTCTTCGGCCGAGCCAACGTCGCCCCCGGACTCGGCTTCCACTTGAGCTTCTTGGTGACATGGGCGGCTTTTTTTGCGCAGAGAACGACCAGAACTTTAACGGACCGGAGGAGGCCGGTGGGTAGGCTATTGGGCACGGTGCAGGAGTTGGTAAACGGAGGACGTTCCGGCGTGGAGGAAGCCATAGTTAATTTAGAGGGAAATGAAGTGTGAATTGAAGCTAGTGGAggctaatttatttataaagagaTGAACTGAACAAATTTTTTGACCCGCAGGTCCTCGGATTTCACCGTCCGTGGTCAACTCTCCCTGTTTTGTAACCGTTACATTCAAAAAGCTGATTGGCTCATATATttggacaattttttttattattcaccATATATtgatgtgtatatatataaacaaaaactttTATCTGACCTCTGACGTCTAACGTCTAACTCGGCTAAACTTGACTTGTGATGATCTTATcgaataattttaagaattgcaattggaataaaataaatatattacgATAACTATTTTtgcattaatattataattttttttattagatagTAGTTAtctaagattaaaaaaattaaataccaaaatgtaaacattatgtttttttaacaatgtggactaaaaatatatatttgtaatttattgtttaaatatcaatattccaaaaaatggaatataattaaatattatgtcaacctactatatatatatatataaaattaaaaaaatgataacaaaTCAAGAGTTGCCACGTATACAACACAAAGAAAGAAGCGTAACAGAGGGACCAGCAAAACGATCGTTTGGGGGAAATAAGAAATTTTGCAAATCGAAGAGTTTTGGAAGTGTTctatatagattttttttaaaaatgatttaacaTTCATTCGAAATCCATCACATACTTGATCAAATAAGAAAAGTCTTCCCAGAAATTTGTTTGTTgaaaaattttgagttgaaaTTGACAAAATAAATGCAGGAATTCCGTAAAATTTGACCTAGCTTGAATCGATCTTAGAAAACTTCCTAACTTCCATTGCCGATTTCCGATTCTGTTTACACAGAAATTCCGGCGATAAAAATCAGATAAAATGCATAAATTGAATCGAATTCATTGAAAGTTCTTCATCGTACTCACCGACGCGATGAAATCCGTATACTCCCgagtggaagaagaaggaaggacGGCGCCGCGAACTAGTTTGAAAATGCCGATGCTCCGATGAAGGTCGATTGAACGCTGTGAAATTGCAGGGAATGAAGAGGAAGACGACGATTGGAGATCTTGACAAAACCCCTCCTGCGACGAACGAGTGACCGGAGAAGAAGAGCCCATTGGATTTTAGGAGAAATTGGGAAACCCGAAAATTGAACCAGCACGTGCTTCTCACGTGTGGCCACGAGTTCTTCCCCCAACTATCCATTTTACAAAGAAGCCCGGCCCAATACGAGAGagataatt
This sequence is a window from Cucurbita pepo subsp. pepo cultivar mu-cu-16 chromosome LG04, ASM280686v2, whole genome shotgun sequence. Protein-coding genes within it:
- the LOC111793589 gene encoding uncharacterized protein LOC111793589; translated protein: MASSTPERPPFTNSCTVPNSLPTGLLRSVKVLVVLCAKKAAHVTKKLKWKPSPGATLARPKNMLKTVSLSAMTLFRKKKTSRRGVRPEEEDDEEEKEWGRVGVWQRGILMGDKCQPLDFPGVIYYDSNGNKVNEAPFRSPRASPLPGYLLRKPEA